Proteins encoded together in one Planctopirus ephydatiae window:
- a CDS encoding DUF1559 domain-containing protein gives MKMRIRKGFTLIELLVVIAIIAILIALLLPAVQQAREAARRTQCRNNLKQLGLAVHNFHDQFGNLPPAANTGLGEVWSAALLPMLDQAPLYNTLDTTNLFTNYTEGNNWGNGSATYAASGTSVTDRNIRACRAVIPAFRCPSLPGPTNVLDISTDGWYVSDRFIATYIACASGTAVTDANRFLDDNGMLPVRDKVTPAGGTISRTPTNNFRDITDGLSNTVLIGETRPQTENLSSPTEPVDGTATGQRYDHWIMGGDGMDTGGTRTDASEFFGSLGVGINLWDSVTATDVQKEVSFGSTHEGGCHMLMGDGSVRFISENIDSTIRTAIGTRASGETVGEY, from the coding sequence ATGAAAATGCGCATTCGCAAAGGGTTTACCCTGATTGAGCTTTTAGTCGTGATCGCAATTATTGCGATTCTGATTGCTTTGCTGCTTCCGGCAGTTCAGCAGGCCCGGGAAGCGGCTCGCCGGACACAGTGCCGGAACAATCTGAAGCAGTTGGGACTGGCGGTCCATAATTTCCACGATCAGTTTGGAAATCTGCCGCCGGCTGCCAATACCGGGCTGGGTGAAGTCTGGTCAGCAGCACTTTTACCAATGCTGGATCAGGCCCCACTTTACAACACGCTTGATACGACCAACCTGTTTACGAACTACACCGAAGGGAATAACTGGGGAAATGGCTCGGCGACTTACGCGGCCAGTGGGACAAGTGTAACCGATCGAAACATCCGTGCCTGTCGAGCAGTCATTCCTGCCTTCCGTTGTCCTTCATTGCCAGGTCCAACCAATGTGCTGGATATCAGCACTGATGGCTGGTACGTGAGTGACCGATTTATCGCAACTTATATTGCCTGTGCCTCTGGGACTGCTGTCACCGATGCCAATCGATTCCTGGATGATAATGGCATGCTCCCTGTGCGTGATAAGGTCACTCCCGCCGGTGGAACCATTTCGCGAACTCCAACGAATAACTTTCGAGATATTACCGATGGCCTCTCGAATACCGTTTTGATTGGCGAAACCAGGCCACAAACTGAAAACCTCTCGTCACCAACGGAACCTGTTGATGGCACAGCCACTGGCCAGCGCTATGATCACTGGATTATGGGTGGTGATGGCATGGATACGGGTGGTACGAGGACAGATGCCTCTGAGTTTTTCGGTTCACTGGGCGTGGGAATCAACCTGTGGGACTCCGTGACAGCCACTGATGTACAGAAGGAAGTCTCGTTTGGCAGCACTCATGAAGGGGGTTGTCATATGCTGATGGGTGATGGTTCTGTCCGCTTTATCAGCGAAAACATCGACTCGACGATTCGCACAGCCATTGGGACTCGAGCCAGCGGCGAAACGGTTGGTGAGTATTAA
- a CDS encoding polysaccharide biosynthesis tyrosine autokinase: MRQTPQDSELASSFETEGEGGLSIDWMNLVFRYRWWLCAGVVLGLGLGIAAYMKLGPEYMAIGQVMVSRRNAVPLKEQSAMGDWGERSEHIALIMSPMIASEAVRLGQLDKLQTFAGESDPTQMVLDDLKVKRVAGQDRSYLNVLDVTFQSASADDARHVVKAVIDAYASYLNESRSEKTTEVFKTAQEAHDTLQKSLREKEEAYLKFRESAPLQWRAPIGAIAADGTSGATNVHQERVIAVEEQRRLNLLRRTEINSRMQALQKAQDQGESTSTMEMLIRRFIANDGSGAELQQQQQEISAFENRLLPLILEEEKLLRDFGPDHPEVKAVRKSIDTTLDFYRKHGLRMPDDMTPGPDGKPLIKERANLVQNYMETLRQQLKELDIREQQLNVLFELESNKAKEYARFQAEDQAMTAELNRLRSLWGQLVDRMSQLTIDKESSGYTLRQTGPIKDEWVLKRLLKIVGAGMVAGMGLIISLIVLKEFLSNQVRTVREVRQLLPEAYLGAVTSFDPEQSRLDPVQNVHPSLRYLRSPASIEAENYRTIRTSLLVTAEALNAQVIQVGSPEPGDGKTTLVSNLALALASSGKRVLLIDADLRRPMATRLFGLRPDPGLVDVLQGEIALENAIVETVVEGLTILPSGRPPHNPAELLEGGPLRQLIAKARTFADIVLIDAPPVLAVSDACIIGQHVDGYLLTVRLGKNRRPMLRRSRDLLLAHHIPILGVVANGVEPSDREEMGYYADYNRNEAYFPQDQASVEKPSIHRDLTISASLVRQP, translated from the coding sequence ATGCGTCAGACACCCCAGGATTCCGAATTGGCATCATCCTTCGAAACCGAAGGCGAAGGAGGCCTTTCGATTGACTGGATGAATCTGGTCTTCCGCTACCGCTGGTGGCTGTGTGCAGGTGTCGTGCTGGGTCTCGGTTTAGGGATCGCTGCCTACATGAAATTGGGGCCGGAATACATGGCCATTGGCCAGGTGATGGTTTCCCGTCGCAATGCCGTCCCGCTCAAAGAACAAAGTGCGATGGGGGACTGGGGTGAACGCAGCGAACACATCGCCTTGATCATGAGTCCCATGATTGCCAGCGAAGCCGTACGTCTTGGTCAGCTCGACAAGCTCCAAACGTTTGCCGGTGAGAGCGACCCTACGCAGATGGTACTCGATGACCTCAAGGTCAAACGCGTGGCCGGTCAGGATCGTTCCTACCTCAACGTTCTCGATGTCACGTTTCAAAGTGCCAGTGCCGACGATGCCCGTCACGTCGTCAAAGCCGTGATCGATGCGTATGCCAGTTATCTCAATGAATCCCGCAGTGAGAAAACCACAGAAGTTTTCAAAACCGCCCAAGAAGCTCACGACACACTCCAGAAGTCTCTGCGCGAAAAAGAAGAGGCGTATCTCAAGTTTCGCGAGTCGGCTCCTTTACAGTGGAGGGCTCCCATTGGAGCAATTGCCGCCGATGGCACATCCGGTGCCACGAACGTCCATCAGGAACGTGTCATCGCCGTCGAAGAGCAGCGCCGGCTGAATCTGTTGCGACGGACAGAAATCAATTCACGCATGCAGGCGTTACAGAAAGCCCAGGATCAAGGCGAATCCACCTCCACGATGGAAATGCTCATTCGCCGCTTCATTGCCAACGATGGCTCAGGAGCTGAACTTCAACAGCAGCAACAGGAAATCTCGGCTTTCGAGAATCGTTTACTGCCTCTCATTCTCGAAGAAGAAAAGTTACTGCGAGATTTCGGGCCCGATCATCCCGAAGTCAAGGCCGTTCGCAAATCGATCGATACCACGCTCGATTTCTATCGCAAACATGGTCTCCGCATGCCTGATGACATGACGCCCGGCCCCGATGGTAAACCACTCATCAAAGAACGTGCGAACCTCGTCCAGAACTATATGGAAACCTTGCGACAGCAGCTTAAAGAGCTCGACATCCGCGAACAGCAACTCAATGTCCTCTTTGAACTCGAATCCAACAAAGCCAAAGAATACGCCCGTTTTCAGGCAGAAGATCAGGCCATGACGGCTGAACTCAACAGGCTGCGCAGTCTCTGGGGTCAACTCGTCGATCGCATGAGTCAACTCACCATCGACAAAGAATCCAGCGGCTACACACTCCGGCAGACAGGCCCGATCAAAGATGAATGGGTACTCAAACGACTACTCAAAATCGTCGGGGCAGGCATGGTTGCCGGGATGGGCCTGATCATCTCGTTGATTGTCCTCAAAGAGTTCCTGAGCAATCAGGTGCGTACAGTTCGAGAAGTGCGGCAATTGCTCCCCGAGGCCTATCTGGGGGCTGTAACGTCTTTCGATCCCGAGCAAAGCCGCCTCGACCCGGTACAGAATGTTCATCCTTCACTCAGATATCTAAGATCTCCGGCCTCCATCGAAGCCGAGAATTACCGCACCATCCGCACTTCGTTGCTCGTCACTGCCGAAGCGTTGAACGCGCAGGTCATTCAAGTAGGCAGCCCCGAGCCAGGTGATGGAAAGACCACGCTCGTCTCGAATCTGGCTCTCGCACTGGCCAGCTCCGGCAAACGAGTCCTGCTCATCGATGCCGATCTCAGACGACCTATGGCCACTCGATTGTTCGGCTTGAGGCCCGACCCGGGACTTGTCGACGTTCTCCAGGGAGAAATTGCCCTCGAGAATGCCATTGTCGAAACCGTTGTCGAGGGCTTAACCATCCTTCCCTCCGGCAGACCGCCGCATAACCCGGCAGAACTTCTCGAAGGTGGGCCGCTACGCCAATTGATTGCCAAGGCTCGAACTTTCGCCGATATCGTGCTGATCGATGCCCCGCCCGTCCTCGCAGTGAGCGATGCCTGCATCATCGGCCAACACGTCGATGGCTATCTGCTCACGGTCCGCTTAGGGAAGAACCGTCGCCCCATGCTCAGGCGTTCGCGCGATCTCCTCCTGGCACATCACATCCCGATTCTCGGTGTGGTTGCCAATGGCGTCGAACCCAGCGACCGCGAGGAAATGGGCTACTATGCCGACTACAACCGCAATGAAGCCTACTTTCCCCAAGATCAGGCTTCGGTGGAGAAACCATCGATTCATCGAGATTTGACCATATCAGCCAGTCTTGTAAGGCAGCCGTAA
- a CDS encoding SulP family inorganic anion transporter, translated as MQMETPSTLENSQVLNPSGRKSPHSTSIIPGMTADLVSGFLVFLIALPLCLAISKASNFPPIAGIWTAVIGGIVCTFISNSQLTIKGPAAGLIVIVAGAVMELSAAFGGDTTTAEGMLLGYRLTLGIGFAAGLLQVLIGLLKLGKISDLFPSTPVHGMLVSIGLIVIAKQAYGLLGTDAPLGHAHEPASPLVLLANLPAAILQSNPKIFLIGAVSLLIMFTLPIIAHYWKLFRLVPAQLVVIVVSIGMGLWFDLEHEHKYLFPIGAFSSETAIEYVVGPKFLVTIPDVLSDPLAAIAFPDFRSLSSWVGLKYLLLFTLIGSLESILSAKAVDLLDPEKRKTNYDRDLLAVGVANSLAAAIGGLPMISEIVRSSANIASGAKSRFANLWHGLFLFAFVLLFPGLIHSIPLAALAAMLVYTGFRLASPATFVRTYRVGSEQLAIFMVTIVTTLATDLLIGIVTGVGCKLMINLWHSRSPRSMLTPQLSIEAETESAVTLEMSGAVVFSNWPRLQKTIEEQLTLRERVILDLTETTFVDHTVMEKLHELETHCRSSNRTFEVVGLDDHTPFSLHPLAGRKKSPATSKAPLPQETAPAVVRSDSD; from the coding sequence ATGCAGATGGAAACGCCGAGTACTTTGGAAAATTCCCAGGTCTTGAATCCTTCAGGGCGAAAGTCTCCCCATTCCACGTCAATCATCCCGGGGATGACTGCTGATCTCGTCTCGGGATTTCTCGTCTTTCTCATTGCCTTGCCATTGTGTCTGGCAATCTCCAAGGCCAGCAATTTCCCGCCGATTGCCGGTATCTGGACGGCCGTCATCGGTGGAATTGTCTGTACGTTCATCAGCAATTCCCAGTTGACCATCAAAGGGCCTGCTGCCGGCTTGATCGTGATTGTCGCTGGTGCTGTCATGGAACTGAGCGCTGCCTTTGGCGGAGACACGACGACAGCCGAAGGCATGCTGCTGGGTTATCGCCTGACGTTAGGAATCGGATTCGCGGCTGGCCTGCTCCAGGTGCTGATTGGTCTCCTGAAACTCGGGAAAATCTCCGATTTATTCCCCTCCACCCCAGTGCATGGCATGCTGGTGTCCATTGGTTTGATTGTCATTGCCAAACAGGCTTATGGTCTCCTTGGAACAGATGCCCCTCTGGGCCATGCGCACGAACCAGCGTCTCCACTGGTACTACTCGCAAACCTCCCCGCAGCCATCCTGCAATCCAATCCGAAGATCTTTCTGATTGGCGCAGTCAGCCTGCTGATCATGTTCACCCTGCCCATCATCGCACATTATTGGAAGCTCTTCCGCTTGGTCCCTGCACAACTGGTTGTGATTGTGGTCTCGATTGGCATGGGTCTGTGGTTCGATCTCGAACACGAGCACAAATACCTGTTTCCCATCGGTGCCTTTTCCTCAGAAACAGCCATCGAGTACGTCGTCGGCCCCAAGTTTCTCGTAACAATTCCTGATGTGCTGAGCGATCCACTCGCAGCGATTGCCTTCCCCGATTTTCGCAGTCTTTCAAGCTGGGTTGGTCTGAAGTATCTGTTGCTCTTCACGCTGATTGGCAGCCTGGAATCGATCCTGAGTGCCAAAGCCGTCGATCTGCTGGATCCCGAAAAACGCAAAACGAATTACGACCGGGATCTGCTGGCCGTAGGAGTGGCGAACTCCCTCGCTGCTGCCATCGGCGGGCTCCCCATGATTTCCGAAATCGTGCGGTCATCGGCCAACATCGCGAGTGGTGCCAAAAGCCGGTTCGCAAATCTCTGGCACGGACTGTTCTTATTCGCGTTCGTGCTCCTGTTTCCGGGTCTGATTCACAGTATTCCACTCGCAGCACTGGCTGCCATGCTGGTTTACACCGGTTTTCGTCTCGCTTCGCCAGCCACCTTTGTGCGTACTTATCGCGTGGGGAGTGAGCAACTGGCCATCTTTATGGTCACGATTGTGACCACGCTGGCCACTGACCTCCTGATTGGCATTGTGACCGGTGTGGGCTGCAAGCTGATGATCAATCTCTGGCACAGCCGGTCACCCCGTAGCATGCTGACACCACAGCTTTCGATCGAAGCCGAAACCGAATCTGCGGTCACACTCGAAATGAGTGGGGCTGTCGTCTTCAGCAACTGGCCCAGGCTCCAGAAGACGATCGAAGAGCAGCTTACCCTGCGAGAGCGAGTCATCCTCGATCTTACAGAAACGACTTTTGTCGATCATACCGTCATGGAAAAACTCCACGAACTCGAAACCCACTGCCGGAGCAGCAATCGCACCTTCGAGGTGGTCGGCCTCGATGACCATACACCGTTTTCCCTGCATCCGCTGGCCGGCCGAAAAAAATCCCCTGCCACCTCGAAAGCACCCCTTCCGCAGGAAACAGCACCTGCCGTCGTTCGTTCCGACTCGGATTAA
- a CDS encoding HDOD domain-containing protein, giving the protein MNWTDLRQSLIGKVPPVVLPPSLKLPVLPTAVIEFNRKADDPNVGGHELAKIVEADAGLTCELLKHANSASMGLRTRVNGAKQALSVLGIRNVKMLLISFGVERALKASQSKLVNFQVFAAGNLERALFARELSRRTGADSELSFAASMLTDFLLPALGNELLETYLNFLSLPDSARPALVQFERKAFGWDHALAMGQMMHSWNFPDDLVCSVLLHHAGVTLLKHPQMKSTSCAVVACASLIPDPLKQSPDGLKQLLELEAIIPNLSLQEMAENVQRSFQELSQGLKNPFPLVRRLEKLLVSASPPGQLTTASSGP; this is encoded by the coding sequence ATGAATTGGACGGATTTACGGCAGTCACTCATTGGGAAAGTTCCCCCAGTGGTTCTGCCTCCATCGCTGAAATTGCCAGTCCTCCCCACCGCCGTGATTGAATTCAATCGCAAGGCCGACGACCCGAACGTGGGAGGTCACGAGCTCGCGAAAATCGTCGAAGCGGATGCCGGCCTGACGTGCGAACTCTTGAAGCACGCCAACTCAGCTTCAATGGGTTTACGAACCAGAGTTAATGGTGCCAAACAGGCACTTTCTGTTCTGGGCATACGCAACGTAAAAATGCTCCTGATCTCGTTTGGAGTTGAAAGAGCCCTCAAAGCCTCGCAATCCAAGCTGGTCAATTTTCAGGTATTTGCCGCCGGTAATCTGGAGCGGGCACTTTTTGCACGCGAATTGAGCCGCCGGACTGGTGCCGATAGCGAACTTTCTTTTGCCGCTTCGATGCTCACAGACTTCCTGCTCCCCGCCTTAGGGAATGAACTGCTCGAAACCTATCTGAATTTCTTAAGTCTCCCCGATTCCGCACGGCCCGCACTGGTCCAGTTTGAGCGGAAGGCATTCGGCTGGGATCATGCACTCGCCATGGGGCAGATGATGCATTCCTGGAACTTCCCCGACGACCTCGTCTGCTCAGTACTTCTCCATCATGCCGGCGTGACACTCCTCAAACATCCCCAAATGAAATCGACCAGCTGTGCTGTGGTGGCTTGTGCCTCACTCATCCCCGATCCACTCAAGCAATCGCCCGATGGACTCAAGCAGTTACTCGAACTCGAAGCGATCATCCCGAATCTATCACTGCAAGAAATGGCCGAGAACGTCCAAAGGTCGTTTCAGGAACTAAGCCAGGGGTTGAAAAACCCTTTCCCACTGGTCAGACGATTGGAAAAACTGCTGGTCTCAGCGAGTCCTCCCGGCCAACTGACCACTGCCAGTTCCGGTCCATGA
- a CDS encoding HDOD domain-containing protein, whose product MSNIDWSAIRQKAMGPFQLSVLPPTLELPALPHAVAAFLDRSRDEQTEMRELSSIIETDSGLTVELLRYANSSFIGLRTKVRTVLQALSILGFRQSKLFVLTSGAQAAIRSRKSKLIHQASFWNTSLQRALFAREVARLLGADEDGAFAGAVMQDFLLPVLTNDLFDRYAPFTSDRVAQPDGLDEYEQREFGWDHALIAAGLATRWKLPDDLICGILMHHKGLRLLADPILRRTPVAAIAISSLLPDGLRQQYSGLDQLVLLETKWSAFKLAEIIQKVDTAHQALGLGVRNDYPLSRICRTALEHSVVPELSQQVASQLPA is encoded by the coding sequence ATGTCCAACATCGACTGGAGCGCAATCCGTCAAAAGGCGATGGGGCCTTTTCAATTGTCTGTTCTGCCTCCCACTCTCGAATTGCCGGCATTGCCACATGCAGTCGCTGCATTTCTGGATCGTTCGCGAGACGAACAGACCGAAATGCGGGAACTTTCGTCCATTATCGAGACTGACTCTGGTTTGACGGTCGAATTGCTGCGATATGCCAACTCATCGTTCATCGGTCTGCGAACGAAAGTGCGGACAGTCCTCCAGGCCCTTTCGATCCTGGGCTTTCGCCAGAGTAAACTTTTCGTGCTGACCAGTGGTGCTCAGGCAGCGATTCGCTCCCGAAAATCGAAGCTCATCCATCAGGCGAGCTTCTGGAATACCAGCCTGCAGCGAGCCCTCTTCGCCCGGGAAGTCGCCAGGCTGTTAGGTGCCGACGAAGATGGTGCCTTCGCCGGAGCCGTCATGCAGGATTTTCTACTCCCCGTCCTGACCAATGATCTCTTCGACCGCTACGCACCCTTCACCAGCGACCGCGTGGCACAGCCGGATGGACTCGACGAATACGAACAGCGGGAGTTCGGCTGGGATCACGCACTCATTGCGGCTGGTCTGGCCACCCGCTGGAAACTTCCCGACGATCTGATCTGTGGCATTCTCATGCATCACAAAGGCTTAAGACTCCTGGCAGATCCGATCCTGAGACGCACTCCTGTGGCCGCAATTGCCATTTCGTCGTTATTGCCCGATGGGCTCAGGCAACAGTACTCCGGCCTCGATCAACTGGTGTTGCTCGAAACCAAGTGGAGTGCCTTCAAACTGGCCGAGATCATTCAGAAGGTCGACACCGCTCACCAGGCTCTGGGCCTTGGAGTGCGTAACGACTACCCCCTTTCCCGAATCTGCCGCACGGCCCTGGAACATTCCGTCGTTCCCGAACTCTCACAACAGGTCGCCAGCCAACTCCCAGCCTGA
- a CDS encoding ABC transporter ATP-binding protein: protein MSTDVASPTAAKDSSSLPAGNEPVISIRNLSKDYRDFWGRPKVKALKSLTMEVRKGEVFGLLGPNGSGKTTTMKLLLGLLFPTEGEISILGKPATDVSKNERIGYLPEESYLYRFLNAEETLDFYGRLFRLPADVRKQRTNELLELVKVSHARKRQLKEYSKGMTRRIGLAQALINDPELILLDEPTSGLDPLGNRDMKDLIIKLKEQGKTIVMCSHLLADVQDVCDRIAILYGGELKVMGRVDELVKEQDATQIRSSKLSEAAASEVLDVLKKHGVTDVQIDQPTSSLEELFLRTVQESRERPGRRISV, encoded by the coding sequence ATGAGCACAGATGTCGCCTCTCCGACAGCGGCTAAAGATTCATCCTCCCTGCCTGCCGGGAATGAACCCGTCATTTCGATTCGAAACCTGTCGAAAGACTATCGGGATTTCTGGGGTCGCCCCAAGGTGAAGGCGCTCAAATCGCTCACCATGGAAGTTCGCAAGGGTGAAGTTTTCGGCCTCCTCGGCCCCAATGGTTCTGGCAAAACCACCACCATGAAGCTGCTGCTCGGTCTGCTCTTCCCGACCGAAGGTGAAATCTCCATCCTCGGCAAACCCGCGACCGACGTTTCCAAAAACGAACGCATTGGTTACCTGCCCGAAGAATCGTATCTGTACCGCTTCCTCAATGCTGAAGAAACACTCGATTTTTACGGCCGCCTCTTCCGTCTCCCCGCCGATGTTCGAAAGCAGCGCACAAACGAACTTCTCGAACTCGTCAAAGTCTCTCATGCCCGCAAACGGCAACTCAAAGAGTACTCCAAAGGGATGACTCGACGCATCGGTCTGGCTCAAGCTCTGATCAACGATCCCGAACTGATTCTTCTCGATGAACCCACCAGTGGGCTCGATCCCCTGGGGAACCGGGATATGAAAGATCTCATCATCAAGCTCAAGGAACAGGGCAAAACCATCGTCATGTGCAGCCACCTCCTCGCCGACGTGCAGGATGTCTGCGACCGCATCGCAATTCTCTACGGTGGCGAACTCAAGGTGATGGGCCGGGTCGATGAACTGGTCAAAGAACAGGATGCCACGCAGATCCGTTCAAGCAAGCTTTCCGAAGCCGCTGCCAGCGAAGTGCTTGATGTCCTCAAGAAACATGGCGTCACCGACGTGCAGATCGATCAACCCACATCGTCGCTGGAAGAACTCTTCCTGCGTACCGTTCAGGAAAGCCGCGAACGTCCTGGTCGCCGCATTTCGGTCTAG
- a CDS encoding AraC family transcriptional regulator, whose amino-acid sequence MSQEAPASQDSSEISPRPATLPVSAMPPTMHRSVALIVHTSSDWTRQVLRGIAQYASEHGFWDFFIEPRGHDEKLLIPKGWSGDGIIARLTHPALEKQILKSNLPCVNVSWMGQHSLRIPKVVSDEAACGRLAAEHFLEQSFRSFAYIGPIHRAGYDDLLGKNYINTLLQAGHQTSIYQPTVPIPVPDLLTQRKGFLQWLKMLPKPTAIFTWSGEVGRELMTCARLSRFRIPDDIALLVGENDPLLSALAPVPLSNIDQAPVRVGYEAATLLDKLMNGEPAPDEPILVPPVGVVQRRSTETSAVDDPLVDMAVRFMRDHLSEPIQIADVEKALNVSRRVLEHRFHKVLDDTPANVLRRMRLQNVKRLLGETTLPLARIAQLTGFNHVEVLVRTFRRELGVTPGEYRRRH is encoded by the coding sequence ATGTCGCAAGAAGCCCCCGCTTCCCAGGATTCGTCCGAAATTTCTCCGCGTCCAGCGACATTGCCGGTATCGGCCATGCCACCCACCATGCATCGCAGTGTGGCACTAATCGTCCATACCTCATCTGACTGGACGAGGCAGGTCTTACGCGGGATTGCCCAGTATGCCAGCGAGCACGGCTTCTGGGATTTCTTCATCGAACCACGCGGTCATGACGAAAAACTGCTGATTCCCAAGGGCTGGAGTGGCGATGGCATTATTGCCCGCCTCACGCATCCCGCACTCGAAAAGCAGATCCTCAAAAGCAATCTCCCCTGCGTCAACGTCTCCTGGATGGGACAGCACTCCCTCCGGATCCCCAAAGTCGTCTCCGATGAAGCGGCCTGCGGAAGGCTCGCTGCCGAACATTTCCTCGAACAGTCCTTCCGCAGCTTCGCCTACATCGGGCCCATTCATCGTGCCGGATATGACGATCTGCTGGGGAAAAACTACATCAATACGCTACTGCAAGCCGGCCATCAGACCAGCATTTATCAGCCCACAGTTCCAATTCCTGTCCCTGACCTTCTAACCCAACGAAAAGGTTTTCTACAGTGGCTGAAAATGCTTCCCAAGCCAACGGCAATCTTCACCTGGAGTGGTGAAGTGGGCCGCGAATTAATGACCTGTGCCCGTCTCAGCCGCTTTCGGATCCCCGACGATATTGCTCTGCTCGTTGGTGAAAATGATCCACTGTTGTCGGCATTGGCACCAGTACCGCTTTCGAATATCGATCAGGCTCCTGTCCGTGTCGGTTACGAAGCAGCGACTCTGCTCGACAAACTCATGAATGGCGAACCAGCACCAGATGAGCCGATTCTTGTCCCCCCAGTCGGTGTGGTACAGCGCCGATCCACTGAAACATCGGCTGTCGATGATCCTCTGGTCGATATGGCCGTTCGTTTTATGCGCGACCATTTGAGCGAACCAATTCAGATTGCGGATGTGGAGAAAGCTCTCAATGTCTCCCGCCGGGTGCTGGAACACCGCTTCCATAAAGTGCTCGACGATACCCCAGCCAATGTCCTTCGCAGGATGAGACTGCAGAACGTCAAACGCCTCCTGGGAGAAACCACACTTCCACTGGCCCGTATTGCCCAGCTCACGGGCTTCAATCACGTGGAAGTTCTGGTGCGTACCTTCCGGCGTGAGCTGGGGGTCACTCCCGGCGAATACCGGCGTCGCCACTAG
- a CDS encoding cob(I)yrinic acid a,c-diamide adenosyltransferase has translation MVYLNRIYTKSGDSGLTSLGNGDRVSKTSPRIVAYGGVDELNATLGVALHAQLTEEIRQLLTSIQHDLFDLGADLCIPQKENEAPGEALRMTAAQIERLENAIDQAVDQLSPLTSFVLPGGTEAAAALHVARTVCRRVEIGVIALSEQEPISPHCVIYLNRLSDLLFCLARLCNDGGKADVLWIPGKNRSA, from the coding sequence ATGGTCTACCTGAATCGAATTTACACCAAGTCGGGCGACTCGGGATTAACCAGCCTCGGCAACGGAGACCGCGTTTCGAAAACCAGTCCCCGAATTGTCGCTTATGGTGGCGTCGATGAACTCAATGCCACCCTGGGCGTGGCTCTGCATGCCCAACTCACTGAGGAAATTCGACAACTGCTCACTTCGATCCAGCACGATCTGTTTGATCTGGGGGCCGATCTGTGCATCCCTCAAAAAGAGAACGAAGCTCCCGGAGAAGCTCTGAGGATGACTGCCGCTCAAATTGAACGACTGGAAAATGCGATTGATCAGGCCGTCGATCAGTTGTCTCCACTGACCAGCTTCGTATTGCCCGGCGGTACAGAAGCCGCTGCCGCTTTACATGTCGCGCGAACCGTCTGCCGCCGCGTGGAAATTGGTGTCATCGCTCTCAGTGAGCAGGAACCAATCAGCCCTCACTGTGTGATCTACCTCAATCGGCTCTCTGATCTCCTCTTCTGCCTCGCCAGACTCTGTAACGATGGCGGCAAAGCCGATGTCCTCTGGATTCCCGGCAAGAATCGCTCCGCTTAA